The DNA window GAGAAAAGCAAAAGGTGGGGAAAGAACCGAAGATAACAGCGAAGGAGAAAGAGCACAGCAAACCCCATCTCATCTGGGAAGCGAAAAGAAGGAACTGGAGAAGTGACGGAAGACAAGCACTTACAGACCCTCAAAGGAGACCTGCATTATGAGCAATGCATACTATGAGAAAATTGATGGTCACTCCTCTGCCTCTCTGAATCCACCCCCCTACTCCGAAGAAGCTCCTCCACTGGGACCTTCCACTGGGACGTTGCCCACGCTGGGCTATGAAGCCATCCCTGCAATGCCACCCGAATACCAGCCTTGCTATGGTTTGCCCAGAGAAGGATCCAGTCCTGGCGCGGTCCTCTATCCTTCACGGGCCATCTTCATCGCGACTGCCCTTCCACCCAGTGTGCCTGACTACTTGGGCTACTCCATCTTTAATATGGTTTGTTGTTTTCTACCCCTGGGTATTGCTGCCTTCGTTTGCTCTATAATG is part of the Anolis carolinensis isolate JA03-04 unplaced genomic scaffold, rAnoCar3.1.pri scaffold_10, whole genome shotgun sequence genome and encodes:
- the LOC107983258 gene encoding synapse differentiation-inducing gene protein 1-like encodes the protein MSNAYYEKIDGHSSASLNPPPYSEEAPPLGPSTGTLPTLGYEAIPAMPPEYQPCYGLPREGSSPGAVLYPSRAIFIATALPPSVPDYLGYSIFNMVCCFLPLGIAAFVCSIMTRIANHSGDGTTAQRNSRMALILANTAFGVGLALWIILLTIFLW